From the genome of Kluyveromyces lactis strain NRRL Y-1140 chromosome F complete sequence:
CAGCTTTACCTGATCTGACGGATCCTCGTCCTCTGATGGAAATCTTACATCCCGATTCTTGTTgaagcttcttcaaagtaTTACCACGAGGCCCTAGTAATAGCCCCACAAAATTTATATCCGGATAATCCTCCGTAGGGATGTAATATTTGTCTTGAAACCTTGTAGGTCTTCTATAGTCGTCCGGTGTAACGAAGTTTGGTATCATTTTCAGAGCAATCTCAACTAGACGAtgtctttcttcttccaattttcttttatacCGTTGTTCCTTAGTGTTGGTTCTTCTACCACGAGCATCGTACACAGGCGGTGGGGAAGGGGACCTTGCCCTTCCAGAAGGAGGAGTCAAATCATTCGATCTAAGCTTTGCAGTGATTTCTGCAATTCTGAACATCACCTGGTATGCTGTCTCATGTTCCGGCGCGAGAAAGCCATTAATTACTGCAGGTAATCCTATTTGTTCAAAGACGGCATTTTCACGCGCTTTTGCTCCCCATAATGCATCATATTGATTATCAGTACGACCTCTTTCCATTATTATGATACTTAGATGTTACTGCTAGCTTAAAGGCCTCCTTATTATGTTATTTTCCGTGCGGTGAGTTAATGTTTTAgttattcaaattattgTGTTTGTAAATGTCCAAATATAAGTTACTTTGCTTCAATggaaatgatgaaattgtaGAGTTGAGAAccaaaaatcaaaaaacACCGTAGACAGGTCTACTTAGAGGAGGAGTTTCTCTGTAAGTTCAAGTAGACTAAACGCCATCCACTCtagaagaattagaagCGCAATAACGGTAAAAAAAGAGGTTATAGTTTTATGCTTACAAGTAACCGAATAtaaaaaaattgtaaaaCCTATATATGCAAAATCAAATAACCTAGTTAACCAAAGCAGAAGCAGTGGCGGATTCGTACTTCCAGTTTGGTGGCAAGACAGAAACAGTTCTGTAGTATCTAGCCAATCTGTGAATTCTGGATTCGATCAAAATCAATCTGAATTTAGCATCCTTatcttttctgtttctttccaaatgCTTTCTGACAGAGACAGCcttcttgatcaagaagTACAAATCTTCTGGGATTTCTGGAGCCAAACCGTTAGACTTCAAGATTCTCAAGATCTTGTTACCAGTAATGACCTTAGCTTGAGTAACACCGTGAGCATCTCTCAACAAGACACCGATTTGAGATGGAGTCAAACCCTTTCTGGCGTACTTGATGATTTGTTCAACGACACCGTCGGATGATCCCTTGAACCAAGCTGGAGCGTTTCTGCTGTATGGAATAGCAGAAGAGGACATACCCTTACCCTGTTTAAAAATGATAATTGTTAGTAAATCTTGGACAATCAAATTAGCAATTAATTGCTTGCTAAACTGAGATAGAACCAAgacagaaaagaaaagaagctATAACTAGCGATTATGAAATGGAGGTCGGTATCTAATTATCGGAACTCGATTCTCAATAAT
Proteins encoded in this window:
- the RPS13 gene encoding 40S ribosomal protein uS15 (highly similar to uniprot|P05756 Saccharomyces cerevisiae YDR064W RPS13 Protein component of the small (40S) ribosomal subunit; has similarity to E. coli S15 and rat S13 ribosomal proteins), producing MGRMHSKGKGMSSSAIPYSRNAPAWFKGSSDGVVEQIIKYARKGLTPSQIGVLLRDAHGVTQAKVITGNKILRILKSNGLAPEIPEDLYFLIKKAVSVRKHLERNRKDKDAKFRLILIESRIHRLARYYRTVSVLPPNWKYESATASALVN